A single genomic interval of Dysidea avara chromosome 6, odDysAvar1.4, whole genome shotgun sequence harbors:
- the LOC136257253 gene encoding interferon-induced very large GTPase 1-like, with protein sequence MYDYFANLWKGQSVVCNYLGVNMILRSSNYSNAKSSSYCDPNDTISVSSSKDKFLNFLDKLGLFKKYPKKLHLSDAVMVCYETLGQINNTSDLQLLPCIVLQKILACDHRCRSCLFGDNSDEDADDDNDDASTEHDVHDRVYPIDAIVALLHCSDDFLRQELLRKLFACQIAVPLLLPDHSKDSITLLLWALRSIQKSWKSSYDDSKPFSRDVSIVENACPIISFLRFGDIIKSKSEILNEVIGKEEIFFHRDCHGGNFERLICFGVVELACYYPNKSDNYFSDAIMFTNLRGDAQDFPKQLNFINKVCFMHFVFLSKDTLNNDKVKLMLQSLTTVPGGIVVVIVDCESYSKEKLESILQTKFFSKLPLKGKNSAAIQDTIRLRINKKLQTAHSFSSLSECSSIAHEIGFEVDEKDEDCIKGRELAIDVMNTFSNLSVDGMKSKMLPLQGPTMWCTWAAHDKEFHRHYKRKQHQLNDSEYSRFVTEKKNEVRDFQLHNNLTPLVKTFLLNLLNYNGRIRNFFLKWLKIYLEDYFKRKLPQLQKQYYDATAELSKLESNNKSEESKCIENLKELDSAFFGLEHLFRELGQLYEAVFEVKHTIVPKELEIAIGCLPQIAAEILIDGHALELMDGDASHIPITWLQAILKYLAKIFRDSRIVVLSIIGIQSTGKSTLLNTVFGVSFDVGAGRCTRGVFTQLIALDEKLRNETQCDFILIVDTEGLRASELQSDTSDHHDNELATFVVGFADFTIINVYGEAPVDLSDILQTVIHALIRMKDVDKHPGCFFVHHNVTEQFANESTKLGRQTIYSRLNALTKAAAELEQSEIQYSKFNDVIEFNETADIFFFSNLWKGDPPMAPINLGYSQCSQDLKKALINLIRTKHKNHGFGSIASRVSSIWNAILKEDFVFNFRNTLEVNAYSLFDAQYGEWSWRLQKLLVELQLGNENKIKSVKSEDVPKIVCTCIECSRDQLLKEEENLLKDMSNFIRTHDLSDTLAKWQFNMQRKIRELCKECIQNIEKHCNVLQMQKEYYKEQEELLETYERQIREAISESISLNSPKQESTNEIRELFKSNWEKWLNDLSVKGKWADSHDDESIDYSTYHTLSEQLSFCSAIFKARIQERSLIARENDILSQSMELTAEKHVKQFKVNSFEMARSQASSYLIDMMQKIEDKRKGFKVFHHMLIESLIRDLLKQIDQHNNTRKISFKYTPEFKVDICLTVCSYAAKQFKLWTRNIKDSTNPILALQKQESKFYSIFENKCNKVAAELAAANVLATSLVGSIVNALVQALPVKIVDHLRGKNSYFNTKTGLKVQALINLAVNENFDCYQMYLSNTSVFFKWWIPRFIDEQYELSDTSSCFTTLVNKEIDTLMLQIKEAIEISKNCVSTLWLDEFCGALNGKLEIKKADLIIDIKGVNIDLDSMNSFKRSITMNLNAQYEAIVEQVKMNHEYICLEAGSIIMKNVVENTCGAQCPLCYESCDLSDNHPTQHRANLHRVQCVCMVTWYESNKLVLDVCNSLVASDAYLIKENKNTVCEQVKYRDYQTLVKEWNIEGAKGTAAPVYWMWFTSRFYDNLITWSGSKPTEIPEIWKNITKHQATESLKDAYNIV encoded by the coding sequence ATGTATGATTATTTTGCTAACTTGTGGAAAGGGCAAAGTGTTGTGTGCAACTATCTAGGAGTAAACATGATTTTGCGCTCAAGTAACTATAGCAATGCTAAAAGTAGTTCTTATTGCGATCCTAATGATACAATAAGTGTGTCATCTAGCAAAGataaatttttaaatttcttaGATAAATTAGGACTGTTTAAGAAGTACCCAAAAAAGCTTCATTTATCAGATGCTGTAATGGTTTGTTACGAAACTTTAGGGCAGATAAATAATACAAGTGATCTGCAACTTTTACCATGCATCGTTTTGCAAAAGATCTTGGCCTGTGATCACAGATGTAGGTCATGTTTGTTTGGTGATAATAGTGATGAAGatgctgatgatgacaatgatgatgcCAGTACTGAACATGATGTTCATGACAGAGTGTATCCTATAGATGCGATAGTAGCACTGTTACATTGCTCTGATGATTTTCTACGTCAAGAATTACTCCGGAAGTTGTTTGCATGTCAAATAGCTGTTCCATTGCTTCTTCCAGATCATTCAAAAGATTCAATAACTCTTTTGTTATGGGCTTTGCGATCAATTCAGAAATCCTGGAAAAGCAGTTACGATGACAGTAAGCCATTTTCAAGGGATGTTTCTATTGTTGAAAATGCTTGCCCAATTATATCCTTCTTAAGATTTGGCGatataataaaatcaaaatccGAAATATTAAATGAAGTTATAGGCAAGGAAGAAATATTTTTTCACCGTGACTGCCATGGAGGAAACTTTGAAAGATTAATATGCTTTGGTGTAGTGGAGTTAGCATGTTATTACCCGAACAAAAGTGACAATTACTTTTCTGATGCCATAATGTTTACTAACTTACGCGGTGATGCACAAGACTTCCCCAAACAGTTAAATTTCATCAATAAAGTATGTTTTATGCATTTTGTGTTCCTAAGCAAAGATACTCTGAACAATGACAAAGTCAAATTAATGCTACAAAGCCTTACTACGGTTCCTGGAGGGATTGTAGTCGTTATTGTTGATTGTGAAAGTTATAGTAAAGAAAAACTGGAGTCTATTTTGCAAACCAAGTTCTTTTCAAAACTCCCATTAAAAGGGAAGAATTCAGCAGCTATTCAAGATACAATAAGGTTGCGCATAAATAAAAAACTTCAAACTGCACATTCATTTTCATCCCTATCTGAGTGCAGCAGTATAGCTCATGAGATTGGGTTTGAAGTAGATGAAAAAGATGAAGATTGCATTAAAGGTAGAGAACTAGCAATCGATGTAATGAATACATTCTCAAATTTATCAGTTGATGGAATGAAAAGCAAAATGTTACCACTGCAAGGTCCCACAATGTGGTGCACATGGGCTGCTCATGACAAAGAATTCCACAGGCACTACAAAAGGAAGCAGCATCAGTTGAATGACAGTGAATATAGTCGTTTTGTAACAGAAAAGAAAAATGAAGTTCGAGATTTTCAGCTTCATAACAACTTAACCCCACTTGTTAAGACCTTTTTGCTAAACTTGTTAAACTATAATGGAAGAATTAGAAATTTCTTTCTAAAATGGCTAAAAATATATCTAGAAGattattttaaaagaaaattaCCACAATTGCAAAAACAGTATTATGATGCTACAGCGGAACTATCCAAACTTGAAAGTAACAACAAAAGTGAAGAAAGTAAATGCATTGAAAACCTAAAAGAGTTAGATTCAGCATTCTTTGGTTTAGAGCATTTATTTAGAGAACTTGGACAGCTGTATGAAGCTGTCTTTGAGGTAAAGCATACTATTGTTCCAAAAGAACTAGAGATAGCTATAGGTTGTTTACCACAGATAGCTGCTGAAATTTTAATTGATGGGCATGCATTGGAGTTGATGGATGGTGATGCATCACATATTCCTATAACATGGCTGCAGGCAATATTAAAGTATTTAGCCAAAATTTTTAGAGACAGCAGAATAGTTGTACTTTCTATAATTGGCATACAGAGTACAGGCAAATCAACTCTTCTCAACACAGTATTTGGGGTTAGCTTTGATGTTGGAGCAGGAAGGTGTACTAGAGGAGTTTTCACACAGTTGATAGCGCTTGATGAAAAGCTTAGGAATGAAACACAATGTGACTTCATACTTATTGTGGACACGGAAGGACTACGTGCTTCTGAATTGCAATCAGATACATCGGACCACCATGACAATGAACTAGCAACCTTCGTTGTTGGTTTTGCTGATTTCACTATCATCAATGTATATGGCGAAGCACCAGTAGATCTTAGTGACATATTGCAAACAGTCATACATGCTTTAATCAGAATGAAAGATGTGGATAAACATCCTGGTTGCTTTTTCGTGCACCATAATGTTACTGAGCAGTTTGCAAATGAAAGTACAAAGCTGGGAAGACAAACCATTTATAGTCGACTAAATGCATTAACTAAGGCTGCTGCAGAGTTAGAGCAGAGTGAAATTCAGTATTCTAAGTTTAATGATGTTATTGAATTCAATGAAACCGCAGACATTTTCTTTTTTTCAAATTTGTGGAAAGGTGATCCCCCAATGGCTCCTATTAACTTAGGATATAGCCAATGCTCTCAAGATTTAAAGAAAGCATTGATTAACTTAATACGAACAAAACACAAGAATCATGGGTTTGGCAGTATTGCAAGCCGAGTAAGCAGCATATGGAATGCTATCCTCAAAGAAGACTTTGTTTTCAACTTCAGAAATACTTTAGAAGTAAATGCATATAGCTTATTTGATGCACAGTATGGTGAGTGGAGTTGGCGTTTGCAAAAGCTTTTAGTAGAGCTGCAGTTGGGAAATGAAAATAAGATTAAGAGTGTCAAATCTGAAGATGTTCCAAAAATTGTATGCACTTGCATAGAATGTTCAAGGGATCAGTTActaaaagaggaagaaaatctTCTAAAGGACATGAGCAATTTTATTAGAACCCATGACCTCTCAGATACACTTGCAAAATGGCAGTTCAATATGCAAAGGAAGATTCGTGAACTGTGTAAAGAGTGCATACAAAATATTGAAAAGCATTGCAATGTACTTCAGATGCAAAAAGAATATTACAAAGAGCAAGAGGAACTCCTCGAAACTTATGAAAGACAAATCCGTGAAGCAATTTCAGAATCAATTTCGCTTAATTCCCCAAAACAGGAAAGTACTAATGAGATCAGGGAACTGTTTAAATCAAACTGGGAAAAATGGTTAAATGATTTAAGTGTAAAAGGAAAATGGGCAGACTCCCATGACGATGAGTCAATTGACTATAGTACCTACCACACTCTGTCAGAGCAGCTTAGCTTTTGCTCTGCTATATTCAAAGCAAGAATACAAGAGCGTTCTTTGATTGCTAGAGAAAATGATATTTTAAGTCAGAGTATGGAGCTGACTGCAGAAAAACATGTTAAGCAGTTTAAAGTCAATTCATTTGAAATGGCACGCAGTCAAGCTTCAAGCTACTTAATTGATATGATGCAAAAAATTGAGGATAAGCGTAAAGGCTTTAAGGTTTTTCATCACATGTTGATTGAATCCTTGATAAGAGATTTACTTAAACAGATTGATCAACATAACAATACACGAAAAATTTCTTTTAAGTATACTCCAGAATTTAAGGTTGATATATGTCTAACAGTATGCAGCTATGCAGCAAAGCAGTTTAAATTGTGGACAAGAAATATCAAAGACAGCACTAATCCGATCTTAGCATTACAAAAACAGGAGTCAAAATTTTATTCGATTTTTGAAAACAAGTGTAACAAAGTTGCTGCAGAATTAGCAGCTGCAAATGTACTTGCAACCTCATTAGTTGGCTCAATTGTTAATGCACTTGTGCAAGCATTGCCTGTAAAAATTGTAGATCATTTGAGAGGTAAAAACTCTTATTTCAACACTAAGACTGGGCTTAAAGTGCAGGCATTAATTAACTTAGCAGTAAATGAGAATTTTGATTGTTATCAAATGTATTTATCAAACACTTCTGTCTTCTTTAAATGGTGGATTCCACGGTTTATTGACGAGCAATATGAACTGAGTGACACATCGTCATGTTTTACAACACTAGTAAACAAAGAAATTGACACTTTAATGTTGCAAATTAAAGAAGCAATTGAAATATCAAAAAATTGTGTTAGTACACTATGGCTTGATGAATTTTGTGGTGCATTGAATGGAAAACTTGAGATAAAAAAGGCAGATTTGATTATTGATATTAAGGGTGTTAATATTGATCTAGACAGTATGAATTCTTTTAAAAGAAGTATAACCATGAACCTCAATGCACAGTATGAAGCTATAGTAGAGCAAGTTAAAATGAACCACGAGTATATTTGTTTGGAAGCTGGTAGTATTATAATGAAGAACGTTGTAGAAAACACCTGTGGTGCCCAGTGTCCTTTGTGCTATGAGTCATGTGATCTAAGTGATAATCATCCGACGCAGCACAGAGCTAATCTTCATCGTGttcagtgtgtttgtatggtTACATGGTATGAGTCCAACAAGCTTGTACTTGATGTATGCAATAGCTTGGTAGCAAGTGATGCATATCTGATCAAGGAGAACAAAAATACAGTGTGTGAGCAGGTAAAATATAGAGACTACCAGACTCTTGTTAAGGAATGGAATATTGAAGGAGCTAAAGGTACTGCAGCTCCTGTATATTGGATGTGGTTTACATCACGCTTTTACGACAATCTCATCACTTGGAGTGGCTCGAAACCTACTGAAATACCTGAAATATGGAAAAACATCACTAAACATCAAGCAACTGAAAGTCTTAAAGATGCCTATAACATAGTTTAG